DNA sequence from the Gopherus evgoodei ecotype Sinaloan lineage unplaced genomic scaffold, rGopEvg1_v1.p scaffold_31_arrow_ctg1, whole genome shotgun sequence genome:
aaaaatcccagctTGATTTAAAATTGCCTGTAATGGAGGATCCACCAGGACCATTGGGAAATTGCGCCAATGGTCAGTTACTCTGATTGTTACAAATTTACACCTCattcccagtctgaatttatctaggttCAACTTCTGTTCACTAGATaatgttagaccttcctctgctagagtgaagagccatttattaaatacttgttccccacatagatacttacagactatgatcaagtcacctgtacaccttctttttgttaagctaaatagatggggCTTCATGATTCTTTCCCTGTAAGGCAGTTTTCTAATCCagtaatcattcttgtggctcttctatgAATAAGGCCAAAAAATTCACTTGCTAAAAAGGACAAATTTGGGATCAAGACGAAGTTACAGGTCTCAAAGAACAGAATTCTTTCTCCATGCAAATATCGACAATTCCATCCATTTCCCTATTCAGCCGGCTCTGGCCCTGAGTTGTCGGTGGTTTGGGAGTTGCGTATTCGTTGCCGGTACATCAGAAACTCTTCCTGCATGGTGAGATAGAATATGGGGTTGAGGCAGGTGCTTAAATATGTCAGGACATAAGCAGAAGCCCTTCCTGTGTTCAAAAGAAACAGAGGGTACTTTGAcatcaagaagaagaagaagacgtGATACGGCAGCCAGCAGAGGAAAAAGGTTGGGGTCAAGCCAAGAAGGATCTTGAGTGTCTTGGTGGATTGGATCAGTCTGTTCCTTCTCAGCCTGGAAGCTAGAACGATGTTGAAGGTTGGGGTCAAGATCAAGGCTAATGGGATCAGAaaccagaccaggaactggatcACAACGGCGGCCTTCACCTTCCCTTCATACACTTGGAAATTCATGCTGGTGCTGGCAGGTCGGAGGAGGGATTCCCAGAGATCACCGTACCGCAAGCTGAACCCAATAGACATGGCCCCCAAGCCCAAAACCATAATGAAAGCCAAGCGGGGTGTGCGGTGGTTCCGGGTCCATTCAGGGCGCGCCACGAGGATGCAGCGCTCGACACTGAGGGTGCTGAGAAGGAAAGCACTGGAGAACATGTGGAAGGAGGTGACAGTGCTGCTCAGCATATTGGCCCAATTTAAGTCCAGGATGAAGAAGGAGGTGAATCTGAGGGGTAGGAAGATGATGAAGATTAAATCGGTCATGGCCCGGCTCCAGAACCACACAGCGCTGGCCGTCCTCTGCACACGGCAGCCAGCGACAAAGAGGATGTAGCCATTCAATGCCACCCCGGCGAGGAAGACCACGGCACACACCACCAGGAAGGGAACTTGGAGGTACTCCATTCTTGAAAGAGGTACAGTCACAatatcccctcctcctcctcaggtcTCGGCTGGGGCAGCACAGACGTTGTACTGAGCAAAGGAAGGATGAGCAATGAAAAGGACTCTAGGAGAGGTCCCTGACAGAGAGAGACTCTTCTCAGGGTTTATAAACTCCTCAGATCCTGAGCTGAACTCAGATAGGATCAAATCCTTGTAGGCCAATGGTACCAATGGTTTGAAGATCTTTGGAGCATAGAGTCAGAGGGTTAGAAGGAACCACAATGGTCATATCGTCTAACCTCCTGCCAagttgcaggatttgttgtgtctattCTCTGCCCTAATGGTTTTTGTTTTGCCCCTGACCTCTGACAACAGGCCCCACAaataatttcaaccagttctaaccAGAACGGATGAGAGGAGGGGATGGGGACTGCTGGAAGGGGGGATATCTGGGGGCAGTGGTGTGGGGGCAGAACAGAAGGAGGTCCAGTGAGGAAGTTTGGGGCATTGCCTCATTTCCTTACCCGTGTCTTGGGGAATGCAGCGTCTCAGAGTCGACCCCCATCCAAGGTCCCCAGTGCGACATCTGCAGCTTTCCCTCAACCCGAAGGAGAAAGCTGTTTATGTGGGGCGGGGAGAACAATGACTGGAGATCACAGGATATGGCTGGGTCCGAATACTTCTGCAAAGTCAGGAAGGCCTCCGGCACCCACAGCTACATGCAGACCGAATCAGGGGAGGAACTGCTgggagagatggggtggggaCAATGAGGAACCTGGGCTAGGGGGTGTGGAGGCAGAgacagatgggggggggggcattgtgGATTTCACCCTAGCATTGAAACTGGAAGGTTTAATCTCACTTTATTACCTATGTTCTGGGTGAGTCAGACACGGGATCTCAGAACTGATTCCCCCAACACACAAACA
Encoded proteins:
- the LOC115640425 gene encoding chemokine-like receptor 1, with product MEYLQVPFLVVCAVVFLAGVALNGYILFVAGCRVQRTASAVWFWSRAMTDLIFIIFLPLRFTSFFILDLNWANMLSSTVTSFHMFSSAFLLSTLSVERCILVARPEWTRNHRTPRLAFIMVLGLGAMSIGFSLRYGDLWESLLRPASTSMNFQVYEGKVKAAVVIQFLVWFLIPLALILTPTFNIVLASRLRRNRLIQSTKTLKILLGLTPTFFLCWLPYHVFFFFLMSKYPLFLLNTGRASAYVLTYLSTCLNPIFYLTMQEEFLMYRQRIRNSQTTDNSGPEPAE